The genomic DNA GACTGCTGCAGCTGTCTAGCCTTGAGCTTCAACAAGAGATTCAAGAAGCGTTAGACTCTAATCCACTACTGCAAGTAGCGGATGAGCACGCACATTCAGAAGATCATGAGCAAGCGGAGAATAAAGCGGAGTCGGCCAATGACACCTCAACGGATACCACCTCAGAACCCAGTGCTCAAGACAGTGCCGATCTAATGGCGAACAATGCCATTAGTGACGATCTGGCTATGGATACTTCTTGGGAAGATGTGTATAGCTCAAATAGCGGCAATACCGGCGTAAAAGCCGATGATGAACTGCCTATTTATCAAGGGGAAACGCAAACTAGCCTCTACGACCACTTACTTTGGCAACTAGAATTAACCCCATTTTCCGAGACCGACCATGCGATTGCGATGGCCATTATTGATGCCATTGACGAACAAGGTTTTCTCTCTCTTTCCACCCAAGACATTACTGCTAGCCTCTCCCTTTCTGATGTGGAAGAGGATGAAACCATAGCCGTACTCAAGCGAATACAGCAGTTTGAACCTTTGGGTGTGGGCTCTCGAAATTTACAAGAGTGCCTCTTATTACAGCTCGATGCTCTGCCTGATGACACCCCTCGCAAACACCAAGCCTGTGAAATCCTAAAAAACTATATCGATCAATTAGCTAATCGAGACTACAAAATAATCGTTAAAGAAACTAAGCTAAAAGAAAGCGATTTAATTGAAGTTTTACAGCTTATTCAGCAACTCGACCCTAGGCCGGGAAGCCAAATTGGTGAAAGCAACATCGAGTATATTTTACCTGATGTGAACGTGATTAAAGTGAATGGTAAGTGGAGTGTTTTTCTCAATAACACCAGCACACCAAAACTTGAGGTGAACCAACATTACGCCACTATAACAGGGGCAAACAGTAACGATAGCCAATATATAAAAGATCAGCTTCAAGAAGCAAAATGGTTAATTAAGAGCCTTGAAAGTCGCAGTGATACCTTACTTAAAGTAGCCCGTTGTATTGTCGAAACTCAACAAGCTTTTTTTGAGCAAGGAGAAGAAGCCATGCAACCGATGATTTTGAATGATGTCGCACTGGCTATTGATATGCACGAATCGACGATATCACGGGTCACAACTCAGAAATATATGCACACCCCACGCGGGATTTTTGAACTAAAATATTTTTTCTCAAGTCACGTAAGTAATGATGATGGTGAAGATAAGTCCTCTACCGCTATCCGCGCTTTAATTAAAAAGCTGGTAGCCGAAGAGAACATAGCGAAGCCATTGAGTGATAATAAAATTGCCACCCTACTTGCTGAACAAGAGGTGAAGGTTGCAAGACGCACCGTTGCTAAATACCGAGAATCATTAGGTATTGCACCCTCTAGTCAGCGAAAACGCCTAATTTAGGCATCATTAGAAGGAACGCTTATGCAAATCAACATCACAGGCCACCACGTAGAACTGACCGACTCACTACAAGAATATGTTAATAGCAAATTTCAAAAGCTAGAGCGCTTCTTCGAAAACATAACGAATGTACAGGTCATCTTGAAACTGGAAAAAGTGAATCACATTGCAGAGGCAACCTTGCACGTTAGCCAAGGCGACATTCACGCTACCGCTGAAGAAGACAACATGTATGCTGCAATTGACGCACTAGTAGATAAACTTGTTCGCCAATTGACTAAGCACAAAGAGAAGCTAAGTAGTCACTAACTATGCAAATTAATCAAGTATTGTCTTTGGACTGCACCAAAAGTGCAGTCCATTGTACTAGTAAGAAACGCGCCCTAGAACTTATCAGTCAAATTGCGGCAACTCATACCGGCCATGATTCAACGGCTCTGTTTGAGTGCATGCTAGGAAGAGAAAAACTAGGCAGCACAGGCATTGGTAACGGCATTGCAATTCCTCATGCCCGCATGAGCGACTCCGATCAAGCTATTGCGGTGCTCTTACAGTGTGATGAACCCATTGAGTTTGATGCCATAGACAACCGCCCAGTGGATCTATTATTTGCTTTACTCGTTCCAGAAAACCAATGCAAAGAGCACCTACAAACGCTGTCTTGCATGGCAGAGCGATTAAATGACAAAAAAGTACTTAAACAGCTTCGTCACGCTAAATCCGACGAAGAACTTTTTCAGATCATGATAGCTGAAACTATTGAGTGTCCAAAAGGATCGTAACATGTTCAGTGCGCATCAACTTGTTGTTGTCAGTGGTAACTCTGGTGGTGGGAAAAGTGTCGCCTTACGCGCTCTTGAAGATATTGGCTACTACTGTGTCGATAATCTGCCCGTCAACCTATTAAGCGCTTTTGTGGATGGCCTCAGCCCACAACAAACCAAGGTTGCGGTAAGTATCGACATTCGAAACTTACCACATAACCCAAGCCAAGTGGCGGCAGTGCTTACAACCTTAGATGATAGCATTCAAGTTACCGTGCTGTATCTCGAAGCCAGTCAAGAGTGTTTAATTAAGCGCTATAGTGAAACACGGCGTATTCACCCACTCTCTTTACTGGAAGACTCTCGCTCATTACAACAAGCCATTGTCGAAGAAAAGCAGATGCTTTCATCCTTGAAAGAGCAGGCGGATTTGGTGATTGATAGCAGTAGACTGTCTCTCCATGAGCTGAGCGAATTAGTACGCAAACGTATTTTAGGTCGCGATGGTCAAGAGTTGGTGATGGTCTTTCAATCCTTTGGCTTTAAACACGGTTTACCTGCTGATGTGGACTATGTTTTCGATGTGCGATTTTTACCAAATCCTCATTGGGAGCCACAACTTAGAGCACTTACCGGGCTTGATAAACCGATTAAAGACTACCTCTACGGCTTCGAGGATGTGGTTGAACTTAAAGAGCAAATCCAAGCTTTTATCGAGCGTTGGCTCCCCTCTTTAGAAAAGAACAATCGCAGCTATCTCACTGTTGCTATTGGTTGTACTGGCGGCAAACACCGTTCGGTATTTCTCACCCAACAAATTGGCGAGTACTTTCTAAAACAAGGTCAGCGAGTGCTTATTCGTCACAATCAATTAGAGAAACAAAGTGATTGAATCTCGTACCTTACTCATCGTCAATAAACTCGGATTACATGCTCGGGCAGCCATGAAACTGGTGCAACTAGCACAGAGTTTCGATGCTAACGTCACCTTACAAAACGAAGACAACAGTGCCAATGCCGACAGTGTTATGGCGCTACTTATGTTGGAATCCGCACAAGGGGAATACGTCACTGTAACCGCTGATGGCAAGCAAGCCCCACAAGCGCTCAAGGCCATTTGTGCGCTAATTGAAGAAAAATTTGACGAAAGTGAATAATTTCCTTGTCCCTAAAAGGAAATATTAGTTTGAGCTTCAATAACTTATTAACCCTCACCATAAAATAAGCTAATATCCTTTATATCTTTTTCAGTGAACACATCTAACGGAGGCAAATAATGGCGGAACAGATCGAGTTTGATCAAGCCCACCAAACGCTTCAAGAAGTTAGTGACGCACTGGACAATGGCCGCTTTGTCTTTGTTCGACGTCAATTGCAAAGCATGGAGCCTGAGGATATTGCTCACCTCTTAGAAGCCTCACCCCGTAAAAGTCGTGAAGTGCTTTGGCAACTCACCGACCCTGAAGATTATGGTGATATTCTTGATGAGTTAAGCGAAGACGTTAAAGATAACCTCGTCTCCAAAATGGCCCCGGGTAAACTGGCTGAAGCCACCGAAGGCATGGATACCGATGATGTTGCTTACGTACTTCGTAGTTTGCCTGACGATGTTTCGCAACAAGTATTAGGTCAGATGGACGCCGCCGACAGGCTGCGGGTAGAAACCGCCCTTTCCTACCCTGAAGATACTGCTGGCGGAATTATGAATACCGACGTTACCACCATTCGTGGTGATGTTGATATTGATGTGGTGCTTCGTTATATGCGAATGAAAGGGGAACTCCCAGAAACCACCGATGCGCTATACGTTATTGATAGTGATGATCGATTAATCGGCCACCTCTCCCTCACCACTCTACTCACCACTCAACCTGATGTACCGGTTATTGATGTTATGGATGATGCTGATGAAGCCATATCTGTAGAACTCAGTGATACCGATGTCGCCAGCTTATTTGAGCGTCGAAACTGGGTATCGGCTCCTGTAGTCGATGAAAATCAACACCTAGTTGGTCGTATTACCATTGATGATGTGGTGGATATTATTCGTGAAGATGCGGAGCACTCTATGATGAGTATGGCCGGCCTTGACGACGATGAAGATACCTTCGCTCCGGTCGTTAAATCGGCGCGTCGTCGTAGCGTATGGTTAGGGGCTAACGTATTAGCTGCTTTAGCGGCCGCATCGGTTTCCAATATGTTTGAAGCCACTCTCGAACAAATGGCCGCTATCGCAGTATTGATGACCATAGTACCGTCGATGGGCGGTGTGGCTGGCAACCAAACCGTGGCACTGGTAATTCGAGGCCTTGCTTTAGGGCATATTGGTGACAGTAACCGTAAAGAACTGCTCATGAAGGAAGCCGCTATTGGTTTCCTCAATGGCATATTATGGGCACTGATTATTGGCGCTATTGTGGTGTTTTGGAAACACGATTGGATGCTCGGGTTTATTATCTCTGGAGCGATGCTCACCAACCTCTTTGTGGCCGGTGTAGCTGGAGTTATCGTGCCTGTGGTGTTGAAGAAAATGAAAATTGACCCCGCCCTTGCCGGAGGCATGGCTCTCACCACAATTACCGATGTTATCGGCCTGTCGGTATTTTTGGGACTGGCGACCGTCTTCTTGTTGTAAAAAAAACACATAAAAAAACGAGCCATTGGCTCGTTTTTTTGTATGGCGACTTTTTAAAAGAGCAAGCTCTACACCCCTGCCACTTTCATTGACTCAATAACCATAGAGCCCGTTTGAATTTGCGAGCGAGTTTCCACATCACTGCCCACGGCCACTATTTTCTGGAACATCTCTTTTAGGTTACCCGCAATGGTCACTTCCGACACTGGGTATTGAATCACGCCATTTTCCACCCAGAAACCGGCTGCACCACGAGAGTAATCCCCCGTGACACCATTGACGCCTTGCCCCATTAATTCAGTAACCAAGAAGCCCGTACCGAGCTCCTTCAACATGCTTTGGTAGTCTTGACCTGTCGACTGTACAAACCAATTATGAATACCACCCGCGTGTCCTGTTGTGGTCATGCCAAGTTTACGCGCCGAATAACTGGTGAGCAGATAAGTCGCTAATTTACCATCGCTGATAATTTCATGATCTTGCGTTGCCACCCCTTCACTATCAAACGGTGTGGATGCTAAGCCTCTTAATAGGTGCGGTTTTTCATTAACGTTAAACCAATCAGGCAAAATTTGTTTGCCAAGGTGGTCTAAGAGAAAAGACGATTTGCGATAAAGACTGCCACCACTAATTGCTCCAACAAGGTGCCCCATTAAACCTGTCGCCACTTCCGCCGCAAACATTATCGGGTATTGGCCTGTGGCAATGCGCTGAGCATCTAAACGTTGAATCGTGCGCTGAGCGGCTTTTAAACCCACCTCTTTGGCAGACCATAGGTCTTCGGCTCTACGGGAAACGCTATAACTGTAATCACGCTCCATATCCCCATTTTTACCAGCGCCAATCACACAACAACTGACACTATGACGACTGGATGGGTAACTGGCTAATACGCCGTGGGAGTTACCGTAAACTCGAATACCAAAGTGGGTATCATAACTCGCACCATCACTTTGTTTGATGTCGTCACTGTAGGCCAGAGCCGCTTGTTCCGCTTCAATAGCTATTTGGGCGATATGATCAGGGTTAGGTTCATAAGGGTGGAATAAGTCGAGATCTTGCACCTCTTTAACCATCAACTCTGCAGGAGCAGGACCTGCACAAGGATCTTCAGAAGTATACTTGGCGATATCTAAGGCCGCAGCAACGGTTTGGGCGATGGCTTTTTCACTAAGATCAGACGTGGATGCACTTCCCTTTTTTTGACCTCTGTATACCGTGATCCCTAAAGCACCATCACTATTGAACTCCACGTTTTCCACTTCACACATGCGAGTAGATACGCTGAGACCGGTAGATTTATTGATCGCAACCTCAGCACCATCAGCTTGAGCCGAAGCCAAACTTAGCGCTTTTGCGACCGCATGTTCTAATTCTAC from Vibrio rarus includes the following:
- a CDS encoding RNA polymerase factor sigma-54, which gives rise to MKAALQLKFGQQLAMTPQLQQAIRLLQLSSLELQQEIQEALDSNPLLQVADEHAHSEDHEQAENKAESANDTSTDTTSEPSAQDSADLMANNAISDDLAMDTSWEDVYSSNSGNTGVKADDELPIYQGETQTSLYDHLLWQLELTPFSETDHAIAMAIIDAIDEQGFLSLSTQDITASLSLSDVEEDETIAVLKRIQQFEPLGVGSRNLQECLLLQLDALPDDTPRKHQACEILKNYIDQLANRDYKIIVKETKLKESDLIEVLQLIQQLDPRPGSQIGESNIEYILPDVNVIKVNGKWSVFLNNTSTPKLEVNQHYATITGANSNDSQYIKDQLQEAKWLIKSLESRSDTLLKVARCIVETQQAFFEQGEEAMQPMILNDVALAIDMHESTISRVTTQKYMHTPRGIFELKYFFSSHVSNDDGEDKSSTAIRALIKKLVAEENIAKPLSDNKIATLLAEQEVKVARRTVAKYRESLGIAPSSQRKRLI
- the hpf gene encoding ribosome hibernation promoting factor, translated to MQINITGHHVELTDSLQEYVNSKFQKLERFFENITNVQVILKLEKVNHIAEATLHVSQGDIHATAEEDNMYAAIDALVDKLVRQLTKHKEKLSSH
- the ptsN gene encoding PTS IIA-like nitrogen regulatory protein PtsN; translation: MQINQVLSLDCTKSAVHCTSKKRALELISQIAATHTGHDSTALFECMLGREKLGSTGIGNGIAIPHARMSDSDQAIAVLLQCDEPIEFDAIDNRPVDLLFALLVPENQCKEHLQTLSCMAERLNDKKVLKQLRHAKSDEELFQIMIAETIECPKGS
- the rapZ gene encoding RNase adapter RapZ; translated protein: MFSAHQLVVVSGNSGGGKSVALRALEDIGYYCVDNLPVNLLSAFVDGLSPQQTKVAVSIDIRNLPHNPSQVAAVLTTLDDSIQVTVLYLEASQECLIKRYSETRRIHPLSLLEDSRSLQQAIVEEKQMLSSLKEQADLVIDSSRLSLHELSELVRKRILGRDGQELVMVFQSFGFKHGLPADVDYVFDVRFLPNPHWEPQLRALTGLDKPIKDYLYGFEDVVELKEQIQAFIERWLPSLEKNNRSYLTVAIGCTGGKHRSVFLTQQIGEYFLKQGQRVLIRHNQLEKQSD
- a CDS encoding HPr family phosphocarrier protein yields the protein MIESRTLLIVNKLGLHARAAMKLVQLAQSFDANVTLQNEDNSANADSVMALLMLESAQGEYVTVTADGKQAPQALKAICALIEEKFDESE
- the mgtE gene encoding magnesium transporter; translation: MAEQIEFDQAHQTLQEVSDALDNGRFVFVRRQLQSMEPEDIAHLLEASPRKSREVLWQLTDPEDYGDILDELSEDVKDNLVSKMAPGKLAEATEGMDTDDVAYVLRSLPDDVSQQVLGQMDAADRLRVETALSYPEDTAGGIMNTDVTTIRGDVDIDVVLRYMRMKGELPETTDALYVIDSDDRLIGHLSLTTLLTTQPDVPVIDVMDDADEAISVELSDTDVASLFERRNWVSAPVVDENQHLVGRITIDDVVDIIREDAEHSMMSMAGLDDDEDTFAPVVKSARRRSVWLGANVLAALAAASVSNMFEATLEQMAAIAVLMTIVPSMGGVAGNQTVALVIRGLALGHIGDSNRKELLMKEAAIGFLNGILWALIIGAIVVFWKHDWMLGFIISGAMLTNLFVAGVAGVIVPVVLKKMKIDPALAGGMALTTITDVIGLSVFLGLATVFLL
- the pmbA gene encoding metalloprotease PmbA; the protein is MDARQQIAQQKVELEHAVAKALSLASAQADGAEVAINKSTGLSVSTRMCEVENVEFNSDGALGITVYRGQKKGSASTSDLSEKAIAQTVAAALDIAKYTSEDPCAGPAPAELMVKEVQDLDLFHPYEPNPDHIAQIAIEAEQAALAYSDDIKQSDGASYDTHFGIRVYGNSHGVLASYPSSRHSVSCCVIGAGKNGDMERDYSYSVSRRAEDLWSAKEVGLKAAQRTIQRLDAQRIATGQYPIMFAAEVATGLMGHLVGAISGGSLYRKSSFLLDHLGKQILPDWFNVNEKPHLLRGLASTPFDSEGVATQDHEIISDGKLATYLLTSYSARKLGMTTTGHAGGIHNWFVQSTGQDYQSMLKELGTGFLVTELMGQGVNGVTGDYSRGAAGFWVENGVIQYPVSEVTIAGNLKEMFQKIVAVGSDVETRSQIQTGSMVIESMKVAGV